One genomic region from Acidimicrobiia bacterium encodes:
- the rpsK gene encoding 30S ribosomal protein S11 produces the protein MAKPAAGGRRPKRKERKNIAYGVAHIKSSFNNTIITITDQQGNAIAWASSGNVGFKGSRKSTPFAAQLAAETVARRAMEHGVRKVDVVVKGPGSGRETAIRTIQNTGIEVVGIKDVTPIPHNGCRQPKRRRV, from the coding sequence AGAGCGCAAGAACATCGCCTACGGCGTTGCGCACATCAAGTCGTCGTTCAACAACACGATCATCACGATCACCGACCAGCAGGGCAACGCGATCGCCTGGGCCTCGTCGGGGAACGTGGGGTTCAAGGGCTCGCGCAAGAGCACGCCGTTCGCCGCACAGCTCGCGGCCGAGACGGTTGCCCGGCGCGCCATGGAGCACGGCGTGCGCAAGGTCGACGTGGTGGTGAAGGGTCCAGGCTCCGGCCGCGAGACCGCCATCCGCACGATCCAGAACACGGGCATCGAAGTGGTCGGCATCAAGGACGTCACCCCCATCCCGCACAACGGCTGTCGCCAGCCGAAGCGGAGGCGGGTCTGA
- the rpsD gene encoding 30S ribosomal protein S4, with product MARYTAAVCKLCRRERMKLFLKGPKCESMKCPVERKPYPPGEHGRGRIRESEYLIQLREKQKARRIYGVLEKQFRRMYAAANGEAGITGEILLRMLEQRIDNVVFRANFAASRNQARQFVRHGHVLVNDKRVTIPSYQVRKEDVVTLSEKARKNIVVRHNLDTIDRAIPQWLDVKADAFQATVRDLPLREQIDVPVREQLIVELYSK from the coding sequence ATGGCCAGGTACACGGCTGCGGTTTGCAAGCTCTGTCGACGCGAGCGGATGAAGCTGTTCCTCAAGGGCCCGAAGTGCGAGTCCATGAAGTGCCCGGTGGAGCGCAAGCCGTACCCGCCCGGCGAGCACGGCCGTGGCCGCATCCGCGAGAGCGAGTACCTGATCCAGCTGCGCGAGAAGCAGAAGGCCCGGCGCATCTACGGCGTGCTCGAGAAGCAGTTCCGCCGCATGTACGCCGCCGCCAACGGTGAGGCCGGCATCACCGGCGAGATCCTGCTGCGCATGCTCGAGCAGCGCATCGACAACGTGGTGTTCCGAGCCAACTTCGCGGCGAGCCGCAACCAGGCGCGCCAGTTCGTGCGCCACGGCCACGTGCTGGTGAACGACAAGCGGGTCACGATCCCCTCGTACCAAGTGCGCAAGGAAGACGTGGTCACGCTGTCCGAGAAGGCCAGGAAGAACATCGTCGTGCGTCACAACCTCGACACGATCGACCGCGCGATCCCGCAGTGGCTCGACGTGAAGGCCGACGCGTTCCAAGCGACGGTTCGTGACCTGCCGTTGC